The following proteins are co-located in the Haliovirga abyssi genome:
- a CDS encoding outer membrane protein assembly factor BamB family protein, with product MKRKILWKSLFMFLGLMLLAVGCFEKPVEEAVTLSPPTNLQVVQKDETFIQFSWRGVSGAEGYKIYKSSTSYGTFVQIGNSPVVVYRDEELNPGTTYYYRVKAYKGTVESQFSQVLQATTSEKPKIINITPAKDSTGVSINTKVVITFDKDMDSGTLTSNNVYLMKSVGLETITSAITYNNKILTLTPSSPLNYNTEYTILISYKVKDINGNGVESTLSSFTTEQETVVNTAPTAPTNPTPANNAIDITTNSAITWQASTDSDGDAITYDIYLDETTSPAIKVASDLSVVTYSPTLGVGKTYYWKVVAKDGKGGETSSEIWKFTTISQTVTYNVGDKVWEFNSGTAMYSSPATGNNGVIYIGSNDDNLYAINQDGTEKWECKLDYDAGTPAVGSDGTIYGGSKKETLYAIDPTDGTKKWSFTEGGGFINSAPAIGKDGTIYFGTSGNILYAINPNGTKKWSFTVDNNIQISPVIAYDGTIYVGSSSGTIYAVDSDGTKKWEFTENGSSVNGLAIGTDGIVYVIAIKNIYAINPDGTKKWEYEISSSTTTPTQLVIGSDDTLYFGAQILESDWVNKIFAVDKNGSKLWEKTIDEDIQNGPALGDNGNIYYITYGKLEVFDTNGTKKWEFDAEDGMYGNDSSPLILNNRVYFGTSKGKLCAIYDNVGGVADSPWPMVGHDTYHTGVTHLETITPSNTPPTAPTNPTPINNAVDVSTAIVLEWDRSSDSDGDTVTYDVYLDETTNPITKVAKDLSTYYLGISLDNGKTYYWKVVAKDGKGGETSSEIWKFTTINSTISKVETPTASQTGGEVAVGTKVSLSCSTTGTAIYYTLDGTDPTKSDTEYIGEITIDSDITIKAFATKDGMTDSDILTVSYTVTAATSDGDSFADAIPLNVEETIANYLGAESDGVTDSKDWYKVTLSSPGALTITVTGTTRIDVYDSNNTYQGGVSEAENPTYTNNFTAGTYYFQLSSSQVGAYEISATFVAGGTFANEEDPTGDYDSSSNTSRNDTFETAYGLGLGTENSKKGYLKYRNDKWKEDTSDWYKVTLSSPGALTITVTGTTRIDIYDSNDTYQGGVSEAANPTYTNNFTAGTYYFQLSSSQVGAYEIGATFVAGGTFVNEEDPTGDYDSSSNTSRNDTFETAYGLGLGTENSKKGYLEYRNDKWKEDTSDWYKVTLSSPGALTITVTGTTRIDIYDSNDTYQGGVSEAANPTYTNNFTTGTYYFQLSSSQVGVYEIGATFVAGGTFANEEDPTGDYDSSSNTSRNDTFETAYGLGLGIENSKKGYLEYRNDKWKEDTSDWYKVTLSSPGELTITVTGTTRIDVYDSNDTYQGGVSEAANPTYTENLTAGTYYFQLSSSQVGAYEISAELPIFKAVNDPTTLNSNMESIGLSSDGLDTYMFFRNSDLEYNVPNVYVTKKSGDSDWTLLGTNPVGTAYTGTYSSLEMTVYNNIPYIAYSDDEYGQKCSVKKYDNGSWSYVGTAGFAEAADSAYRGMVIDSNDKIYVTVDLSSGLTVYEYDGSSWTKGDYLSTEATSSTKLKLVNNIPYIIYEDNAAYGSTTQKIVIKKRGTAGWENVMEITGTGDIRNNYLDFVVLNDDIYISYYSKDDDKLYIKKYSSGNLSDITGNLTAYQYAQGIGMAIYENTVFLALSESATSGKSLAFYKYVNDTWTKVGDSFNENSTIYNIKLKSNENSMECSLVTSDKNIKVYKY from the coding sequence ATGAAAAGGAAAATTTTGTGGAAAAGTTTATTTATGTTTTTGGGTTTAATGCTATTAGCTGTGGGGTGTTTTGAAAAGCCAGTTGAAGAAGCAGTCACATTATCTCCACCTACAAATTTACAAGTTGTTCAAAAAGATGAAACTTTTATACAATTTAGTTGGCGTGGGGTTTCGGGAGCGGAAGGCTATAAAATTTATAAGAGTTCTACAAGTTATGGAACTTTTGTACAAATAGGGAATTCTCCAGTAGTTGTATACAGGGATGAGGAATTAAATCCAGGGACAACATACTATTACAGAGTTAAAGCATATAAAGGAACTGTAGAAAGTCAATTTAGCCAAGTTTTACAAGCAACAACATCTGAAAAACCTAAAATAATAAATATTACTCCAGCTAAAGATTCAACTGGAGTATCAATTAACACAAAAGTAGTGATAACTTTTGATAAAGATATGGATTCAGGAACATTAACTAGTAATAATGTTTATTTAATGAAATCGGTAGGACTTGAAACAATAACATCAGCAATTACTTATAATAATAAAATTTTAACTTTAACACCTTCATCACCTTTAAATTATAATACAGAATATACTATATTAATTTCTTATAAAGTAAAAGATATTAACGGCAATGGCGTTGAGTCAACTCTCTCAAGTTTTACAACAGAACAAGAAACTGTAGTGAATACAGCACCAACAGCACCAACAAATCCAACTCCAGCAAATAATGCAATAGATATAACAACAAATTCAGCTATAACATGGCAAGCTTCAACAGATTCTGATGGAGACGCAATAACATATGATATTTATTTAGATGAAACAACATCTCCTGCAATAAAAGTAGCATCAGATTTATCTGTAGTAACATATTCTCCAACTTTAGGAGTGGGAAAAACATATTATTGGAAAGTAGTAGCAAAAGATGGAAAAGGTGGAGAAACATCAAGTGAAATTTGGAAATTTACAACAATTTCTCAAACAGTAACTTATAACGTAGGAGATAAAGTTTGGGAATTTAATTCAGGAACTGCAATGTATAGTAGTCCTGCAACAGGAAATAACGGAGTAATTTATATAGGCTCAAATGATGATAATTTGTATGCAATAAATCAAGATGGTACAGAAAAATGGGAGTGTAAACTTGATTATGATGCAGGAACGCCAGCAGTAGGAAGTGATGGAACTATATATGGTGGTTCTAAGAAAGAAACACTTTACGCAATAGATCCAACAGATGGCACAAAAAAATGGAGTTTTACAGAAGGTGGTGGATTTATAAATAGTGCTCCAGCAATAGGAAAAGATGGTACTATATATTTTGGGACTTCAGGGAATATATTATATGCAATAAATCCAAATGGCACAAAAAAATGGAGTTTTACAGTAGATAATAATATTCAAATATCTCCAGTAATAGCTTATGATGGAACTATATATGTTGGAAGTAGTAGTGGAACTATATATGCTGTAGATTCAGATGGTACAAAAAAATGGGAATTTACAGAAAATGGGAGCTCTGTAAATGGACTAGCTATTGGAACAGATGGGATTGTTTATGTAATAGCAATAAAAAATATATATGCAATAAATCCAGATGGAACAAAAAAATGGGAATATGAAATTAGTAGTTCTACAACAACACCAACTCAATTAGTAATAGGCAGTGATGATACTTTATATTTTGGAGCACAAATATTAGAAAGTGATTGGGTTAATAAAATTTTTGCTGTTGATAAAAATGGAAGTAAATTATGGGAAAAAACTATTGATGAGGATATACAAAATGGTCCTGCATTAGGAGATAATGGAAATATCTATTATATAACTTATGGAAAATTAGAAGTATTTGATACTAATGGAACAAAAAAATGGGAATTTGATGCAGAAGATGGAATGTATGGGAATGATTCTTCTCCATTAATATTAAATAATAGAGTCTATTTTGGAACCTCTAAAGGAAAATTATGTGCAATTTATGATAATGTAGGAGGGGTGGCAGATTCACCTTGGCCAATGGTTGGACATGATACATATCATACAGGAGTTACTCATTTAGAAACAATAACGCCATCAAATACTCCGCCAACAGCTCCAACAAATCCAACTCCAATAAATAATGCAGTAGATGTTTCAACTGCAATTGTATTAGAGTGGGATAGAAGCAGTGATTCAGATGGAGATACAGTAACATATGATGTATATTTAGATGAAACAACAAATCCTATAACAAAAGTAGCAAAAGATTTGTCAACATATTATTTGGGGATATCTTTAGATAATGGAAAAACATACTATTGGAAAGTAGTAGCAAAAGATGGAAAAGGTGGAGAAACATCAAGTGAAATTTGGAAATTTACAACAATAAATAGTACTATTAGCAAGGTAGAAACTCCAACTGCTAGTCAAACTGGAGGAGAAGTAGCGGTTGGAACAAAAGTTTCATTAAGTTGTTCAACAACTGGAACAGCTATATATTATACATTAGATGGTACTGACCCGACTAAATCAGACACAGAATATATTGGAGAAATAACAATAGATTCCGATATAACAATAAAAGCATTTGCTACAAAAGATGGTATGACAGATTCTGATATTTTAACAGTTAGTTATACAGTTACTGCAGCAACAAGTGATGGAGACAGTTTTGCAGATGCTATTCCTTTAAATGTGGAAGAAACCATAGCAAATTATTTAGGAGCTGAATCGGATGGAGTTACAGATTCTAAAGATTGGTATAAAGTAACATTAAGTAGTCCAGGCGCATTAACTATAACTGTAACAGGAACAACAAGAATAGATGTATATGATTCGAACAATACATATCAAGGAGGAGTATCAGAGGCTGAAAATCCAACTTATACGAATAACTTTACAGCAGGAACATATTATTTCCAATTAAGTTCAAGCCAAGTAGGAGCGTATGAAATAAGTGCTACTTTTGTAGCAGGTGGAACTTTTGCAAATGAAGAAGATCCAACAGGAGATTATGATAGTTCAAGCAATACATCAAGAAATGATACATTTGAAACAGCTTATGGGTTAGGATTAGGGACAGAAAATAGTAAAAAAGGCTATTTAAAATATAGAAATGATAAATGGAAAGAAGATACATCAGATTGGTATAAAGTGACATTAAGTAGTCCAGGAGCATTAACCATAACAGTAACAGGAACAACAAGAATAGATATATATGATTCGAACGATACATATCAAGGAGGAGTATCAGAAGCTGCAAATCCAACTTATACAAATAACTTTACAGCAGGAACATATTATTTCCAATTAAGTTCAAGCCAAGTAGGAGCGTATGAAATAGGTGCTACTTTTGTAGCAGGCGGAACTTTTGTAAATGAAGAAGATCCAACAGGAGATTATGATAGTTCAAGTAATACATCAAGAAATGATACATTTGAAACAGCTTATGGGTTAGGATTAGGGACAGAAAATAGTAAAAAAGGCTATTTAGAATATAGAAATGATAAATGGAAAGAAGATACATCAGATTGGTATAAAGTGACATTAAGTAGTCCAGGAGCATTAACCATAACAGTAACAGGAACAACAAGAATAGATATATATGATTCGAACGATACATATCAAGGAGGAGTATCAGAAGCTGCAAATCCAACTTATACAAATAACTTTACAACAGGAACATATTATTTCCAATTAAGTTCAAGCCAAGTAGGAGTGTATGAAATAGGTGCTACTTTTGTAGCAGGTGGAACTTTTGCAAATGAAGAAGATCCAACAGGAGATTATGATAGTTCAAGTAATACATCAAGAAATGATACATTTGAAACAGCTTATGGGTTAGGATTAGGGATAGAAAATAGTAAAAAAGGCTATTTAGAATATAGAAATGATAAATGGAAAGAAGATACATCAGATTGGTATAAAGTGACATTAAGCAGTCCAGGAGAATTAACTATAACTGTAACAGGGACAACAAGAATAGATGTATATGATTCGAATGATACATATCAAGGAGGAGTATCAGAAGCTGCAAATCCAACTTATACGGAGAATCTTACAGCAGGAACATATTATTTTCAATTGAGTTCAAGTCAAGTAGGAGCATATGAAATAAGTGCAGAATTGCCTATATTTAAAGCTGTAAATGATCCAACAACTTTAAATTCTAATATGGAATCTATTGGATTAAGTTCCGATGGTTTAGATACTTATATGTTTTTTAGAAATAGCGACTTAGAATATAATGTGCCAAATGTTTATGTTACAAAAAAAAGTGGAGACAGTGATTGGACTTTATTAGGGACAAATCCTGTAGGAACTGCATATACAGGAACATACTCTTCGCTTGAGATGACTGTATATAATAATATTCCTTATATAGCTTATTCTGATGATGAATATGGTCAAAAATGTTCTGTTAAAAAATATGATAATGGAAGTTGGAGTTATGTTGGAACAGCAGGCTTTGCAGAAGCTGCTGATTCTGCTTACAGAGGAATGGTTATTGATTCAAATGATAAAATATATGTTACTGTAGATTTGTCTTCAGGATTAACAGTATATGAATATGATGGAAGTAGTTGGACAAAAGGAGATTATCTATCAACAGAAGCTACTTCTTCAACTAAATTAAAGTTGGTAAATAATATACCTTATATAATTTATGAAGATAATGCTGCATATGGTAGCACAACTCAAAAGATAGTTATAAAAAAGAGAGGAACTGCTGGTTGGGAAAATGTGATGGAGATTACAGGAACAGGAGATATAAGAAATAATTATTTAGATTTTGTAGTTTTAAATGACGATATATATATATCATATTATAGTAAAGATGATGATAAATTGTATATAAAAAAATATTCTAGTGGGAATTTAAGCGACATAACAGGAAATTTAACAGCATATCAATATGCACAGGGTATAGGAATGGCAATATATGAAAATACAGTTTTTCTTGCATTAAGTGAAAGTGCAACATCTGGGAAGAGCTTAGCATTTTATAAATATGTAAATGATACTTGGACAAAAGTTGGAGATAGTTTTAATGAAAATAGTACTATATATAATATTAAATTAAAAAGTAATGAAAATAGTATGGAATGTTCATTGGTAACATCTGATAAGAATATAAAAGTATATAAATATTGA
- the clpB gene encoding ATP-dependent chaperone ClpB produces MEQDKFTQKSLEALSEAQNFAIRYKHQQIDVEHLLLALLGQVNGLISNILRKMGIDVSGLISKVESELDKRSKVEGGNTEIYGSTRLNRILVNAETYMKKYNDSYISVEHLFLAVIDDLNWIKEFGVNKKNFENVLKSVRGYQNVDSKNPEGTYDVLNKFGKDLVSLAREGKLDPVIGRDEEIRRAIRILSRRTKNNPVLVGEPGVGKTAIVEGLAQRILKGDVPEGLKNKTVFSLDMGALVAGAKYRGEFEERLKAVLKEIEESNGDIILFIDEIHTIVGAGKTEGAMDAGNLLKPMLARGEIKVIGATTIDEYRKYIEKDSALERRFQPVMVNEPTVEDTISILRGLKERFEVHHGIRISDNALVLAAVLSHRYISDRHLPDKAIDLIDEAGAMLRVEIDSMPYELDEISRRIMQLEIEKEALKKEKDKVSKERLLKLKKELSELKVRRDELKSKWDLEKQGIVKVKEIKEEIEKVNYQIEEAERQYDLNKVAELKYGTLTELENRLKDEEARLEKEKENQENKLLKEEVTGEEIAQIISKWTGIPLSKLMEGEKEKILSLEKRLNTQVIGQSEAIKYVADAIVRARAGLKDPKRPIGSFIFLGPTGVGKTHLAKSLAYDLFDSEDNIIRIDMSEYMDKFSVTRLIGAPPGYVGYEEGGQLTEAVRRKPYSVILFDEIEKAHHDIFNILLQLLDDGRLTDGKGKVVDFKNTIIIMTSNLGSGYIAESAEITENIKEKVFDTLRGYFKPEFLNRIDEIALFKMLDRESIKEIVKLLLVEINNRLEERYIKLEYTEKALDLIAENGYDPIYGARPLKRYLQKGIETNLGKMILRGEIKENSVVKLDVEDGELVYRK; encoded by the coding sequence ATGGAACAAGATAAATTTACACAAAAAAGTTTAGAAGCTTTGTCAGAAGCACAAAATTTTGCTATAAGGTATAAGCATCAGCAAATCGATGTAGAGCATTTGTTATTAGCTTTACTTGGGCAGGTAAATGGATTGATTTCAAATATTTTACGAAAAATGGGAATAGATGTATCAGGATTAATAAGTAAAGTAGAAAGTGAATTGGATAAAAGATCTAAAGTAGAAGGAGGGAATACAGAAATATATGGTTCTACTAGATTAAATAGAATTTTAGTTAATGCAGAAACATATATGAAAAAATATAATGATTCATATATTAGTGTAGAACATCTATTTTTAGCAGTAATTGATGATTTAAATTGGATAAAGGAATTTGGAGTTAATAAAAAGAATTTTGAAAATGTATTAAAAAGTGTTAGAGGTTATCAAAATGTAGATTCTAAAAATCCTGAAGGAACTTATGATGTCTTAAATAAATTTGGGAAAGATTTAGTTTCATTAGCTAGAGAAGGGAAATTAGATCCTGTAATAGGAAGAGATGAAGAGATAAGAAGGGCAATAAGAATTTTATCAAGAAGAACTAAGAATAATCCTGTATTGGTAGGAGAACCGGGAGTAGGAAAAACTGCAATAGTTGAAGGGTTAGCTCAAAGAATATTAAAAGGAGATGTTCCAGAAGGATTAAAAAATAAGACAGTTTTTTCATTAGATATGGGAGCACTTGTTGCTGGAGCAAAATATAGAGGAGAATTTGAAGAGAGATTAAAAGCTGTTTTAAAAGAGATAGAGGAAAGCAATGGAGATATAATTTTATTTATAGATGAGATTCATACAATAGTTGGTGCAGGAAAAACTGAAGGGGCTATGGATGCAGGGAATTTATTAAAACCAATGTTAGCTAGAGGAGAAATAAAAGTTATTGGAGCCACAACTATTGATGAATATAGAAAATATATAGAAAAAGATTCAGCTTTAGAAAGAAGATTTCAACCTGTTATGGTAAATGAGCCAACAGTTGAGGATACAATATCCATATTAAGAGGATTAAAAGAGAGATTTGAGGTACATCACGGTATTAGGATTTCTGATAATGCTCTTGTTCTAGCCGCTGTATTAAGTCATAGATATATAAGTGATAGACATTTACCAGATAAAGCTATTGATCTAATAGATGAGGCTGGAGCTATGTTAAGAGTAGAGATTGATAGTATGCCATATGAATTAGACGAAATTTCAAGAAGGATTATGCAACTTGAAATAGAAAAAGAAGCATTAAAAAAAGAGAAAGATAAAGTTTCAAAAGAGAGATTGCTTAAATTAAAAAAAGAGTTATCAGAATTAAAAGTAAGAAGAGATGAATTAAAGAGTAAATGGGACCTTGAGAAACAGGGAATAGTTAAAGTTAAAGAGATTAAAGAAGAGATTGAAAAGGTAAATTATCAAATAGAGGAAGCTGAAAGACAATATGATTTGAATAAAGTTGCAGAACTTAAATATGGTACATTAACAGAATTGGAAAATAGATTAAAAGATGAAGAAGCTAGACTTGAAAAAGAGAAAGAGAATCAAGAAAATAAATTACTAAAAGAGGAAGTAACAGGAGAAGAGATTGCACAAATTATCTCTAAATGGACAGGTATTCCATTATCAAAATTAATGGAAGGAGAAAAAGAGAAGATATTATCCCTTGAAAAAAGATTGAATACTCAAGTAATTGGACAAAGTGAGGCTATAAAATATGTGGCAGATGCAATAGTAAGAGCAAGAGCAGGATTAAAAGATCCAAAGCGTCCAATAGGGTCATTTATATTTTTAGGACCTACGGGAGTTGGGAAAACTCATTTAGCGAAGAGCTTGGCATATGACCTGTTTGATAGTGAGGATAATATAATTAGGATTGATATGTCTGAATATATGGATAAATTTAGCGTAACACGTTTAATAGGAGCACCTCCAGGATATGTTGGATATGAAGAGGGTGGTCAATTAACAGAAGCTGTAAGGAGAAAGCCCTATTCTGTAATACTATTTGATGAAATAGAAAAAGCCCATCATGATATATTTAATATTTTATTACAACTTCTTGATGATGGAAGATTAACAGATGGGAAAGGTAAAGTTGTAGATTTTAAAAATACAATAATAATAATGACTTCAAATTTAGGAAGTGGATATATAGCTGAGTCTGCTGAAATTACAGAAAATATAAAAGAAAAAGTTTTTGACACATTGAGGGGATATTTTAAACCAGAATTTTTAAATAGAATAGATGAGATTGCTCTATTTAAGATGTTGGACAGAGAGAGTATAAAAGAGATTGTAAAATTATTGCTAGTTGAAATAAATAATAGATTAGAAGAAAGATATATAAAATTGGAATATACAGAGAAAGCTTTAGATTTAATTGCTGAAAATGGATATGATCCTATTTATGGAGCAAGGCCGTTAAAAAGATATTTACAAAAAGGAATAGAGACAAATTTAGGTAAAATGATTTTAAGGGGTGAAATAAAAGAGAATTCTGTTGTTAAGTTAGATGTTGAAGATGGAGAGTTGGTTTATAGGAAATAA
- a CDS encoding SulP family inorganic anion transporter, whose protein sequence is MFFDVLKKKLNAKDEILSGLTVALALIPEAIAFSFVAGVSPLVGLYAAFIMGLITAVFGGRPGMISGATGSMAVVFVALVSTYGTQYLFATVILVGIIQILIGVFKLGKFARIIPHPVMLGFVNGLAIVIFRAQLGQFKVDVNGKSMWMTGSTLYIMLGLVILTMLIIYFLPKLTKAVPSSLAAIITVTLISLWLSKSGFNIPNVKDFAKGGISGAFPQFSLPKVPFNLKTLEIIFPFALTAALVGLIESLLTLTLIDELTDTRGRSNKECIGQGAGNMLCGVFGGMGGCAMIGQSIINVTSGGRKRLSGIVAAISLLLFVMFGSSLIEIIPLAALVGVMFMVVIGTFEWESLKLGNKIPLKDVIVIIIVMIITVVHDLALAVIVGVILSALIFAWEKGKQISATIFMRDDGIKVYRLDGPLFFASATCFKNIFDIKNDPKEIMIDFKNSHIMDHSAIEAINSITKKYKENNKKLHLKHLSPDCLQLLNNAEEIIDVNILEDPKYYIADDTLA, encoded by the coding sequence ATGTTTTTTGATGTTTTAAAGAAAAAATTAAATGCGAAAGATGAAATTCTTTCAGGATTAACAGTTGCATTAGCATTAATTCCAGAAGCTATTGCATTTTCATTTGTAGCAGGAGTTTCACCTTTGGTTGGACTTTATGCTGCGTTTATTATGGGACTTATTACTGCTGTTTTTGGTGGACGACCAGGTATGATTTCAGGAGCTACTGGCTCTATGGCAGTGGTATTTGTGGCTTTAGTTAGTACATATGGGACACAATATCTATTTGCAACAGTGATATTAGTTGGTATAATTCAAATTTTAATTGGTGTTTTTAAATTGGGTAAATTCGCAAGAATAATTCCACATCCAGTTATGTTAGGATTTGTAAATGGATTAGCCATTGTTATTTTTAGAGCACAGCTTGGACAATTTAAAGTTGATGTTAATGGTAAATCAATGTGGATGACTGGTTCAACTTTATATATAATGTTAGGATTAGTAATTTTAACTATGTTAATTATATATTTTTTGCCAAAATTAACAAAAGCAGTTCCTTCATCTTTAGCTGCTATTATAACTGTTACTTTAATTAGTCTTTGGTTAAGTAAATCTGGATTTAATATCCCAAATGTAAAAGATTTTGCAAAAGGTGGAATTTCTGGGGCTTTTCCTCAATTTAGTTTACCAAAAGTACCTTTTAATTTAAAAACATTGGAGATTATCTTTCCATTTGCTTTGACAGCTGCTTTAGTTGGACTTATTGAATCTTTGCTTACATTAACTTTGATTGATGAGCTTACAGATACAAGAGGACGAAGTAATAAAGAGTGTATTGGGCAGGGTGCTGGAAATATGCTTTGCGGAGTATTTGGTGGAATGGGCGGTTGTGCTATGATTGGGCAAAGTATTATCAATGTAACCTCTGGTGGAAGAAAAAGATTATCTGGAATAGTGGCAGCTATTTCATTACTTTTATTTGTAATGTTTGGCTCTTCGTTAATTGAAATAATTCCATTAGCTGCATTAGTTGGAGTTATGTTTATGGTTGTAATAGGAACTTTTGAATGGGAGTCTTTAAAATTAGGAAATAAAATACCTTTAAAAGATGTTATTGTTATAATTATAGTTATGATAATAACAGTTGTTCATGATTTAGCTCTTGCCGTTATTGTGGGTGTTATCCTTTCAGCTTTAATATTTGCTTGGGAAAAAGGGAAACAAATATCAGCTACTATTTTTATGAGAGATGATGGAATAAAAGTATATAGATTAGACGGTCCATTGTTTTTTGCTTCTGCAACTTGTTTTAAAAATATATTTGATATAAAAAATGATCCAAAGGAGATAATGATTGATTTTAAAAACTCACACATTATGGATCATTCAGCTATAGAAGCTATAAATTCAATAACAAAAAAATATAAAGAAAACAATAAAAAGCTTCATTTGAAACATTTGAGCCCTGATTGTTTACAATTATTAAATAACGCAGAAGAAATTATTGATGTAAATATTTTAGAAGATCCTAAATATTACATTGCAGATGATACTTTAGCATAA